In one window of Eubalaena glacialis isolate mEubGla1 chromosome 13, mEubGla1.1.hap2.+ XY, whole genome shotgun sequence DNA:
- the TP53RK gene encoding EKC/KEOPS complex subunit TP53RK isoform X1, translating to MAEAGPAASELNEGLAPAAEALIAARERSRRFLSGLELVKQGAEARVFRGRFQGRAAVVKYRFPKGYRHPALEARLGRRRTVQEARALLRCRRAGICAPVVFFVDHASNCLFMEEIEGSVTVRDYIESAMETEKSPQSLFALAKTIGQVLARMHDEDLIHGDLTTSNMLLKPPLEQLNIVLIDFGLSFVSALPEDKGVDLYVLEKAFLSTHPNTETVFEAFLKSYSAASKKARPVLKKLAETPVKPIQWVTASILRKKWNQRLENIRAHYM from the exons ATGGCGGAGGCAGGCCCCGCTGCGAGTGAATTGAACGAGGGCTTGGCGCCCGCGGCCGAAGCACTGATAGCGGCCCGGGAGCGGAGCAGACGCTTCTTAAGCGGCCTAGAGCTGGTGAAGCAGGGTGCCGAGGCGCGCGTGTTCCGCGGCCGCTTCCAGGGCCGCGCGGCCGTGGTGAAGTACCGCTTCCCCAAGGGCTACCGACACCCGGCGCTGGAGGCGCGGCTCGGCCGGCGACGGACGGTGCAGGAGGCCCGGGCGCTGCTCCGCTGCCGCCGCGCAG GAATATGTGCCCCGGTTGTCTTTTTTGTGGACCATGCTTCCAACTGCTTATTCATGGAAGAAATCGAAGGCTCAGTGACTGTTCGAGATTATATCGAATCCGCTATGGAGACTGAAAAATCTCCCCAAAGTCTCTTTGCCTTAGCCAAGACAATCGGACAGGTTTTGGCTCGAATGCACGATGAAGACCTCATTCATGGTGATCTCACCACGTCCAACATGCTCCTGAAACCTCCCCTGGAACAGCTGAACATCGTGCTCATAGACTTTGGGCTGAGTTTCGTTTCAGCACTTCCAGAAGATAAGGGAGTTGACCTGTACGTGCTAGAGAAAGCCTTCCTTAGTACCCATCCCAACACCGAGACTGTGTTTGAAGCCTTTCTGAAGAGCTACTCCGCCGCCTCCAAAAAGGCCAGGCCAGTGCTTAAAAAATTAGCTGAG ACTCCTGTGAAACCAATACAGTGGGTTACAGCCagcattttaagaaagaaatggaatcagAGGTTAGAAAATATCAGAGCACATTACATGTAG
- the TP53RK gene encoding EKC/KEOPS complex subunit TP53RK isoform X2: MAEAGPAASELNEGLAPAAEALIAARERSRRFLSGLELVKQGAEARVFRGRFQGRAAVVKYRFPKGYRHPALEARLGRRRTVQEARALLRCRRAGICAPVVFFVDHASNCLFMEEIEGSVTVRDYIESAMETEKSPQSLFALAKTIGQVLARMHDEDLIHGDLTTSNMLLKPPLEQLNIVLIDFGLSFVSALPEDKGVDLYVLEKAFLSTHPNTETVFEAFLKSYSAASKKARPVLKKLAEVRLRGRKRSMVG, translated from the exons ATGGCGGAGGCAGGCCCCGCTGCGAGTGAATTGAACGAGGGCTTGGCGCCCGCGGCCGAAGCACTGATAGCGGCCCGGGAGCGGAGCAGACGCTTCTTAAGCGGCCTAGAGCTGGTGAAGCAGGGTGCCGAGGCGCGCGTGTTCCGCGGCCGCTTCCAGGGCCGCGCGGCCGTGGTGAAGTACCGCTTCCCCAAGGGCTACCGACACCCGGCGCTGGAGGCGCGGCTCGGCCGGCGACGGACGGTGCAGGAGGCCCGGGCGCTGCTCCGCTGCCGCCGCGCAG GAATATGTGCCCCGGTTGTCTTTTTTGTGGACCATGCTTCCAACTGCTTATTCATGGAAGAAATCGAAGGCTCAGTGACTGTTCGAGATTATATCGAATCCGCTATGGAGACTGAAAAATCTCCCCAAAGTCTCTTTGCCTTAGCCAAGACAATCGGACAGGTTTTGGCTCGAATGCACGATGAAGACCTCATTCATGGTGATCTCACCACGTCCAACATGCTCCTGAAACCTCCCCTGGAACAGCTGAACATCGTGCTCATAGACTTTGGGCTGAGTTTCGTTTCAGCACTTCCAGAAGATAAGGGAGTTGACCTGTACGTGCTAGAGAAAGCCTTCCTTAGTACCCATCCCAACACCGAGACTGTGTTTGAAGCCTTTCTGAAGAGCTACTCCGCCGCCTCCAAAAAGGCCAGGCCAGTGCTTAAAAAATTAGCTGAGGTGCGcctgagagggagaaagaggtccATGGTGGGGTAG